The following proteins come from a genomic window of Sorghum bicolor cultivar BTx623 chromosome 3, Sorghum_bicolor_NCBIv3, whole genome shotgun sequence:
- the LOC110433902 gene encoding pentatricopeptide repeat-containing protein At1g80270, mitochondrial-like, which produces MWALRRAGTPLRFHAQKAVSARGCASLEVLLTADAKNVEEHHDADCQKACCCHKPKPPAFQLSFSSGQFAWSRGFSSQPGENSGDKDDELEDGFSDLEVPPEAGKTDAGLTSEDSSDEDAADEFGLDDVDADAKPEKEYIKRTSGSILLKTVLEAPRHQLTSVLEKWRKDGNALDRSELYFVLIQLRKRKWYNKALELVEWVQKLQLFELEERDFAARVDLTAKVYGLHKAEQYIEKIPASHRGEVVYRTLLANCVATDNVKKSEEVFNRMKDLGFPPTTFSFNQLLLLYKRLDKKKIADVLTMMEKEDVKPSLFTYKLLVDAKGLVGDIEAMEKVVESMEKDGIEPDLMFNATIARHYIFNGQREKAETLLESMEGDDIQKNRFACKILLPLHAFLGNSDDVERIWKVCEDNTRLDECKSAIEAFGKLGNVEKAEKVFEDMLVKWKTLSPKFYNTLLKVYADQNLLDKGKELAKRMDENHVRFGTQTLDALVKLYVDAGEVEKAESLLHKLSLKNYIKPNYSSYMKLLDSYSKKGDIHNAEKVFNKLRQIGYTGRIRMYQLLLHSYLHAKAPAYGFKERMKADNIFPNGAVATLIAATDPFVKKKSISDLLD; this is translated from the exons ATGTGGGCTCTCCGCCGAGCTGGCACCCCCCTCAG GTTCCACGCTCAAAAAGCTGTGAGTGCCCGTGGTTGCGCTAGTCTTGAGGTGCTGCTAACTGCCGATGCAAAGAAtgtagaagagcatcatgaTGCAGACTGTCAGAAAGCGTGCTGCTGTCATAAGCCAAAGCCACCAGCCTTCCAATTGTCATTTTCATCTGGCCAGTTTGCTTGGAGTAGGGGTTTCTCCTCTCAGCCAGGTGAAAATTCTGGTGACAAGGATGATGAGTTAGAGGACGGATTTTCTGATCTCGAGGTTCCACCAGAAGCTGGTAAAACGGATGCTGGGTTGACATCTGAAGATAGTTCTGATGAGGACGCCGCTGATGAATTTGGCTTGGATGATGTGGATGCTGATGCAAAGCCTGAGAAGGAGTACATTAAAAGGACCTCTGGTTCCATCCTCCTCAAGACTGTGTTGGAAGCTCCGAGGCATCAACTCACTTCAGTGCTTGAGAAATGGAGAAAGGATGGCAATGCATTGGATAGGAGTGAACTCTATTTTGTCCTCATTCAACTTCGAAAGCGGAAGTGGTACAACAAAGCCTTGGAG CTTGTTGAATGGGTTCAAAAATTACAGCTGTTCGAACTTGAAGAGCGTGATTTCGCTGCACGCGTTGATTTAACAGCCAAGGTCTATGGTCTTCATAAAGCAGAACAGTATATTGAGAAAATTCCTGCATCTCATAGGGGTGAGGTTGTGTATAGAACACTTTTGGCCAATTGTGTTGCTACAGACAATGTAAAAAAATCAGAGGAAGTTTTTAATAGGATGAAGGATCTTGGATTTCCGCCTACAACATTTTCTTTCAATCAGCTTCTGCTACTCTACAAAAGGTTGGACAAGAAGAAGATTGCCGATGTTCTCACAATGATGGAAAAGGAGGATGTGAAACCATCTCTGTTTACTTACAAGCTCCTTGTAGATGCCAAGGGATTGGTTGGAGATATAGAAGCCATGGAGAAAGTGGTTGAATCAATGGAGAAAGATGGCATTGAGCCAGATCTCATGTTTAATGCTACAATTGCCAGGCACTACATATTTAATGGTCAGCGTGAGAAAGCAGAGACACTTTTGGAGTCAATGGAGGGTGATGATATCCAGAAAAATCGTTTTGCTTGCAAGATTCTATTACCTTTACATGCTTTTCTGGGCAATAGTGATGATGTGGAAAGAATTTGGAAGGTGTGTGAGGATAATACTCGCCTAGATGAGTGCAAGTCTGCTATAGAGGCCTTTGGTAAGCTTGGTAATGTTGAAAAGGCAGAGAAGGTTTTCGAGGATATGCTTGTGAAATGGAAAACACTCTCTCCCAAATTCTACAACACTTTGCTAAAGGTGTATGCTGATCAGAACCTCTTAGACAAAGGTAAGGAACTAGCAAAGCGGATGGATGAGAACCATGTCAGGTTTGGCACCCAAACTTTGGATGCGCTTGTGAAGCTATATGTTGACGCCGGAGAGGTGGAGAAAGCTGAGTCCCTATTGCACAAGCTATCTCTGAAGAACTACATCAAGCCTAATTACAGCTCGTACATGAAGCTGCTTGATAGCTACTCAAAGAAAGGAGACATCCACAACGCAGAGAAAGTGTTCAACAAGTTGCGGCAGATCGGCTACACTGGGAGGATCAGGATGTACCAGTTGCTTCTCCATTCTTATCTACATGCTAAGGCCCCTGCTTATGGGTTCAAAGAGAGGATGAAGGCTGACAACATTTTCCCCAACGGTGCCGTGGCAACTTTGATTGCGGCTACTGATCCGtttgtcaagaagaagtcaatatCAGATTTGCTCGATTAG
- the LOC110433626 gene encoding formin-like protein 5 has protein sequence MKGSEDNLAGGTEGCEESRAPEPSLPPPPAALAAVSAPAPAPAPALRSLSPPLAASPSSPRPCAEARLQDAREPPPPSTSTDGLPPPLGDAGPPPLVEPGSGAPWPPAPPRVVEAGRSLRAAAGAAPTVAPPPPPPPAAAHRPTPISLWRGPLAGRRRRPWQAPYVCAATSHEGFAGPNSVGAAGSGAQGRGRGIRRRQPGAYGREPPPSVRPLFEPGIRLVPECCAFPSGGGSV, from the coding sequence ATGAAAGGATCAGAAGATAACTTGGCGGGCGGAACTGAGGGATGCGAGGAGTCCCGAGCACCTGAACCctccctgccgccgccgccagcggcGCTGGCTGCCGTTTCGGCGCCGGCGCCCGCGCCCGCACCCGCACTTCGCTCCCTCTCACCTCCTCTCGCCGCATCTCCCTCCTCTCCGCGCCCATGTGCAGAGGCTCGCTTGCAGGACGCtcgggagccgccgccgccctcgacGTCCACGGATGGGCTGCCACCGCCGCTGGGCGACGCCGGCCCGCCGCCGCTCGTGGAGCCAGGATCCGGCGCCCCATGGCCGCCAGCCCCTCCTCGCGTCGTTGAAGCAGGGCGCTCGCTGAGGGCAGCCGCGGGAGCCGCGCCCACCGTGGCGCCTccgccaccccccccccccgccgccgcccaccGACCAACTCCCATCTCCCTCTGGCGCGGACCGCTCGCCGGGCGTCGTCGCCGGCCATGGCAGGCCCCCTACGTCTGCGCAGCTACTAGCCATGAGGGCTTCGCTGGCCCTAACTCCGTCGGTGCTGCCGGATCTGGCGCCCAGGGCCGCGGTCGCGGCATCCGCCGGAGGCAGCCAGGAGCTTACGGCCGTGAGCCCCCTCCGTCCGTCCGCCCCCTCTTCGAGCCAGGCATCCGCCTTGTCCCCGAATGCTGCGCCTTTCCATCCGGGGGCGGGTCGGTCTAA
- the LOC8078117 gene encoding eukaryotic translation initiation factor 6-2, whose translation MASRVKFENSCEVGVFARLTNAYCLVPAGAASQGFYSVLEGELAGAVPVVRTSVAGTRIVGRLCVGNKRGLLLPHTATDQEIQHLRNSLPDEVVVKCVDERLSALGNCIACNDHVALTHPDLDKETEEVISDVLGVEVFRQTIAGNILVGSYCTFTNKGGLVHPQTSVEDLDELSTLLQVPMVAGTVNRGSEVVSAGMAVNDWTAFCGSDTTATEVSVVESVFRLRDPRAGALGSVQDFFTSGAGLLPEPRQKTRLC comes from the exons ATGGCGTCCC GCGTCAAGTTTGAGAACTCGTGCGAGGTGGGCGTCTTCGCGAGGCTCACCAACGCCTACTGCCTCGtccccgccggcgccgcctccCAGGGCTTCTACAG TGTGCTCGAGGGCGAGCTCGCCGGCGCCGTCCCCGTGGTCAGGACCTCCGTCGCCGGCACCAGGATCGTCGGGAGGCTCTGCGTCGGCAACAAGAGAGGGCTGCTGCTTCCCCATACCGCCACCGACCAAG AGATCCAGCACCTGAGGAACAGCCTGCCCGATGAAGTGGTGGTCAAGTGCGTGGACGAGCGCCTTTCCGCCCTGGGAAACTGCATTGCCTGCAACGACCATGTCGCTCTCACACACCCTGACCTCGACAAG GAAACTGAAGAAGTCATCTCAGACGTTCTCGGTGTAGAGGTGTTCAGGCAAACGATTGCAGGGAACATCCTGGTTGGGAGCTACTGCACCTTCACCAACAAAGGAGGACTG gTTCACCCGCAGACGTCGGTAGAGGACCTGGACGAGCTGTCGACGCTGCTGCAGGTGCCCATGGTCGCCGGCACCGTCAACAGGGGCAGCGAGGTCGTCTCCGCCGGCATGGCCGTCAATGACTGGACGGCCTTCTGCGGCTCCGACACCACGGCGACCGAGGTGTCGGTGGTCGAGAGCGTCTTCAGGCTCAGGGACCCCCGCGCAGGGGCGCTGGGCTCGGTTCAGGATTTCTTTACGAGTGGAGCTGGGCTTTTGCCGGAGCCAAGACAAAAAACAAGGCTCTGCTGA